Genomic DNA from Niallia circulans:
CTTCCTGTTAATCAGCTTCATATCTATCATTTCATTTTGATACGTTTTGCCAAGCTTTGTCATCGTTGCAGTTGACAGCATATTTAAAATCATCTTTTGGGCAGTTCCCGCCTTAAGCCTTGTTGAACCCCGTATAGCCTCTGGTCCTGTCGGCGCCTCAATCCCAATATCACAGGTTGCTGTTAATGCAGTACGCTCGTTATTGCTTATCCCCACTGTAAGTGCGCCAAGGTCAGCTGCGTATTCAGCCGCAGCAAGGACGAAAGGCGTTGAGCCACTCGCAGTTACTCCGATAACAACATCTGCCTGCGTTAAGGAATGGTTTTTCAGGGCAGTAATAATCCAGCTATCATCATCTTCTGTTTCCTCAAGAGAATTCCACATCGCCTCATATCCGCCTGCAAGGAGGGGAATCCACCTATTTTGCGCAATGGAAAACGTCGGGACTAGTTCGACTGCATCAACCACAGCTAATCTCCCGCTCGTTCCTGCGCCGATAACAAAGCATCTACCTCCGAGCTGCCATCTTTCAACAATTGCATCAACAGCATGACTTATATGGGTAAGGGCCCCGCGGACTGCCTTTGCAACTCCTTTATCCTCATTGTTCATGAATTGCACAATCTCAAACGAAGACCATTCATCCAACCCAATACTGTGAGGGTTTTGTTGCTCGGTTCCTGTTAATTTGTTCATAGTTTCACCTCTTCATATCGATGACAAATTTATAACGATCTCCTCTGTAAATCGATTTAACATATTCAAATGCTTCACCGTTTTGCAAATAGCTGAACCTCTCGATAAGTAAAACAGGGTCGCCTTCTTCAATTTGCAGAATAGAGCATTCGCTTTTTTGAGCAAGTGATGACTCCAGTGTTTGTGTTGCATGACTGATGTTTAGCCCCAGCTCATTTTCAATATATTCGTAAAGAGATGCATGAACAGTTTCTTCTGTTAAATCAGTGATGATATTTGCCGGTAAATAAGATATTTCAAGTGCCATTGGACTTTCGTCTGCAAGCCTCAGCCGGCTCACTTCATATACCGGCACACCTTCTGTTATCTTCAGCTTTGCGGCAATATTCTTGTCCGAACTTATTTGCTGGAAGGAAAGAATTTTCGTTAACGGCTTTAATCCTCTTGATCGCATATCCTCTGAAAAGCTCGTCAATCCGGAAAGGGGCTGCTCAACCTTTTGTTCTGCGACAAATGTTCCCTTGCCCCGCTTTCTAACTAAAATGCCTTCATTAACAAGATTATTGATTGCTTGGCGG
This window encodes:
- the murQ gene encoding N-acetylmuramic acid 6-phosphate etherase, whose translation is MNKLTGTEQQNPHSIGLDEWSSFEIVQFMNNEDKGVAKAVRGALTHISHAVDAIVERWQLGGRCFVIGAGTSGRLAVVDAVELVPTFSIAQNRWIPLLAGGYEAMWNSLEETEDDDSWIITALKNHSLTQADVVIGVTASGSTPFVLAAAEYAADLGALTVGISNNERTALTATCDIGIEAPTGPEAIRGSTRLKAGTAQKMILNMLSTATMTKLGKTYQNEMIDMKLINRKLVNRAVQMLINMTAATEEAARAALEDTNHDLKSAAFILLTGGTSTEAKTFLEATGGHLKKAIQQYFHDVKDKKP
- a CDS encoding GntR family transcriptional regulator; the encoded protein is MIIKDSHIPIYFQLEMEIKELVKGLNPGDPISSEREFSEKYDISRMTVRQAINNLVNEGILVRKRGKGTFVAEQKVEQPLSGLTSFSEDMRSRGLKPLTKILSFQQISSDKNIAAKLKITEGVPVYEVSRLRLADESPMALEISYLPANIITDLTEETVHASLYEYIENELGLNISHATQTLESSLAQKSECSILQIEEGDPVLLIERFSYLQNGEAFEYVKSIYRGDRYKFVIDMKR